In Diabrotica undecimpunctata isolate CICGRU chromosome 9, icDiaUnde3, whole genome shotgun sequence, the DNA window ctcatcccccatttttcgtattcatctttgagctttctaagcatataatctgcatcttcttcacagcttgcaattagtacttgatcatctgcaaagaacagcgttgtcagataatggttgttaagcttcaaccccattcccgcacatttttgtctccactggtgcagtgcttcttggatatatattttgaatagggtgggggaaagacaacatccttgtctcaagcctttcgttactgtaaatacccttgagaaagtatttcctgtttttacagtgctttgaggacatttatagatgttcagtattgcttttagatatgttttactaaggtccgttttcgtcaagacactaaataagagttttaaaggaactgtatcataagccttctccagatctataaataccagatgcgtagagaggtttcgagctgtttgtttttcaattacttgttgaagggtaaatgtgttgtccacgcacgatcttcctgctctgaagccgctttgttcttcaatttctttatactcctcttctaaaTGTTAAATGATCTATAAATGTGATGTTTTATGTGATGAAAAACAATTTGGCTTGAACCGTTAATTTTCTTCAATTCTCTAAATTTGTCTATGCTGCatcaattttttgaaattattgttctaggaaaaattattaaaaaacaaactatGTACATACAGATTTCTTTTCAGTTTGCAATCCCATACGTCTAATCTATGTACAATCTTTCACAGTAGTTTCTGAAATAAACTGCTAGTTTCTGAAATAAACTGCTTATATCTAATTTCACACTTTTACGGGATTTCTAATGTGGATTCTCGAATGCCTTGTTCAAACTtccatttatactaaattgtttaaaacaaatttcacacttgtaaggcttttttCCAGTATGCGTTCTtatgttgttttaaattttgtgcggttgtaaactgcttaaaacaaagtTCACAtgtgtaaggtttttctccagtgtgcgttcTTATATGACTTTTCAAATTTTGTGCTACGCTAAACTGcgtaaaataaatttaacacTTGTAAgacttttctccagtgtgcgatCTAATATGACGTTTCAAAGCCCCTGACTGAGTAAActccttaaaacaaatttcacacttgtaaggcttttctccagtgtgcgatCTAATATGATGTTTTAAAGCCCCTGACTgagtaaactgtttaaaacaaatttcacacttgtaaggtttttctccagtgtgcgttcttatatgaattttcaaattttgtgaTATGCTAAACGGcgtaaaacaaatttcacacgtgtaaggcttttctccagtgtgcgatCTAATATGATGTTTTAAAGCCCCTGACTgagtaaactgtttaaaacaaatttcacacttgtaaggtttttctccagtgtgcgttcTCATATGATATTTTAAATGTGCTGCTGCGGTTaacttcttaaaacaaatttcacacttgtacggtttttctccagtgtgcgttcTCATATGATATTTTAAATGTGCCGCTGCGGTTaacttcttaaaacaaatttcacacttgtaaggtttttctccagtatgcgttCTTATATGACGTTTCAAATTTGCTGCTTCGCTAAActccttaaaacaaatttcacactcgtaaGGTTTTTCTGTAGTGTGCGTTCTTATATGCCTTTTCAAATTTTGTACTACGCTAAACTTCTTAAGACAAATTTgacattttaatgttttttccTCTGCAGGTCGACTTGTATGTTGTTCTTTATTAGATGAATGtacttctatttttttaataatctccAAAGTATCCTTCTTTTGGGCAAAgtctaaaataaaaaccaaaatatataaaaaagtttaatgtataaattacaaaaaaggaaATTTTCAAATCACGCCAGAATTTTAACTCTCATAAAGAGATCATACatttcagaactatatatatatatatatatatatatatatatatatatatatatatatatatatatatatatatatatatatatatatgtatatatatatatatatatatatgtactaaTATTTCGTACTATAAGTAGTTAGCATAGTTTTATTCATTAGTTACGCCACTGCAAGGAACCACTTAAATAATATGCTTAAGTCGCTATAAGGGAGACGGGATTCAGAGGCGAAGGGGGACAGGATATATGTAGACGAGAACACACATTCCTCCTGAGCCAAACGAGGCATTCGATTTTTGTCGCTCGAACTGAATATACTTAAATTATCGTGCACGCCGAAAAAGACGAAATCAATTAACGACGGGGGTGTTCGATATTTTAATTCGCAGGTCGCAGACAATTATCCGTAATCTTGTgtattgtaaatgtaaataacATCGTTACAGTGTATTGTATATAATAAAGACTTCTCGCATAGATCGCGGACTTTTAATATAACGTTACcctcttcaaataataaaagaactttaATTAAGACCTACATTTTGGGGGCTCAACCGAGATTATTTCGAAAGAGACAGTAACGTTTATTTGTGCCGCTAATTATGGAAGCAAGATTATAAAAGACGCAGTTTGTGAAAATCGAATCAACGACGAAGTGACTGTTGTAACATAATATGCCAAGTGTAAATAAGTGGCTGAAGTGACGACAGTATTGACGACGAAGCAGACAAGTGGTTGTTTGCAGACGACGACGATAAGATTAATTTATGGTTTATGGATGTTTGGACCCACTGGATGATGACAAATGATCAGGTGACTTTGTTCCTTTAATAGATCGTGcgaagattatttttttttatcatgaactgtgaacattaagaaaagaacttttaaacaaacaaaagtatttgtaattatttgttgatttaacTTTACTCTGTTGATGTGAGGACTTTTGATTTTGATAATGATAGTTGATAATTgactataatattttaaattgaatgTTAAAAATCAAAATCTTTTAGTAGTATATTTTGCTTTATTCTGAGATATTATTGTACTTATTATATTGTTGTAATATAAAGAGATAAGATTTGCGAATTAAAAGCGACCACAACCTCGTTCACAGTAATACTAATTTAGACTACACTCAGAAAAATAATctataagtttttaaatttttaattctttttataaatttttaaattttttatttttttttaaataacttcgATATCAATTTTTAAAATGCAGTCTAAACAAACGACTCTTACCGATTTTCAAAAAATtagttataatattaaaaattcggCATATAAAGCTGTTAAGGCGTTGCACATTATAGCATATGGTGATGAAGGGGTGCCGCGACAAACTAGAAGGAACTTGCGAAATTTTTCAGGCTTTGCGTGGGATAAAAATGCCAGCGAATATGCTGATAAGATAAACGACGTAAAACAGAAATTAGATATGCCAGACTTAGTTGCAGTCTGTAACCTATTGGATCTGGATTATTCGGGTGCAAATGACGACGTAATTGAACGTATTTGTTCGTTTTTGAATGAATTAAATGTAGATGACAAGAATGACGTAGATGACGATGACGACAACGACGCGGACGACGATAAAGAAGCTTATGACGAAGATAAAGACGTTTATGACGATAAAGACGATTTCGACGATGAAGACGATAATAAATACGAGGACGAAACTGAAAGTAGGCGGATGATGGCTTTAAAGacgaagaaaaaaacaaaatcaggTAGAATGACGGCCGGTAAAGTAAATGATTCTTTTGCTTTGACTTTTAAAGACGTAGAAGACAGCATAAGACCCTTCGACGGAAAAGACGATTATCCGGTGAGAAAATGGATTACTGACTTCGAAGAAATTTCTGAATTAATGGGATGGAATGATTTGCAAATGCTAATTTTTGCAAAACGATCCCTAAAAGGAATTGCGAAACTGTATATTCAgtcagaaaaaggaattaatagCTGGAAACTATTGAAGAAAAAGCTTATTTCGgaattcgaaaataaaataagtagTGCTGAAATACATAAAATGCTGATGCGTAGAAAGAAGAAACATGATGAAAGTGTACAGGAGTATGTACTGACGATGAGGGAAATTGGTAGCAGAGGTAACATAGAAGACGAGGTtacaatacaatatacaataGAAGGCATTCAAGACGACCCTGTTAACAAAGTTGTACTTTATGGCGCAAACAACTTCAGAGACTTcaaggaaaaaattaaattgtatgaaCTCATTAAAAAACAGACGGCACACAAATCCTCTACAACTGAAACGCATAGAAAGAAGTGGACAAACAATGAAGTACGACGAGATGGCAGAAACAATGAAATACGAAGAGATTATAGAAACAACGAAGCTAGAGGAGATGACAGAAGAATGTCGGAAAACAGAATTAAGAAAGAAGAACAATGTTATAATTGTGGAAATCGAGGGCACAGATCGAGAGATTGTCCTGATAAAGCCAAGGGAACGAAATGCTTCaaatgcaaccaatttggacaCGTTTCTTCTCGATGCAATGTTAAAGAAGATAGACCTTCGACTTCTGGTCAGGTAAATGTCATTGACGTAGTATATAAAAACTCAGTGAccttaaaatttggaaaaatatcgTTACGTGCATTGTTTGATACAGGAAGTGACATAAGTGCAATGAGACAAGATATTTTTGAAAAGCACTTTGATGACGTCATTCTTATGAAGAATATAGTAGAGTTAAATGGATTAGGAGGTATTAAGGTTAAGACTTTAGGTTCTTTTAATATAATAGTGGAAATTCAAGGCGAAGATTTCCatattttatttcatgtaatCCCAAAAGGAGCATTAGACGTCGAAGTTATTCTTGGAAACAATATACTAAAACAAGCAGAGGTTACCATAACCGATGATGGAATTATTGTATGCAAAAAAGAAGTAGATAATATGATAATGAGGATTGCAGTTGACGAGGCGACACACGATGATAATCTACAACTGGAACATATTAAAGACCCAAATATTAAGATGGAGATAAAAGAATTAGTGGAAAATTATGAACCGCGACAGACCAAGACTAcagatataaaaatgaaaataattctaaGTAGCGAAGAACCGATACACCAAAACCCAAGAAGGCTATCAATACCAGAAAAGCAAGAAGTAGGTAAGCAAATTGAGGAATggatagagaaaaaaataattcgACCTAGTACATCCGATTTTGCAAGTCCAATTGTACTCGTCAAAAAGAAAGACGGACAGATCAGAGTTTGCGGTGATTACCGAAAACTTAACCGGAATATAATAAAAGATAGGTTTCCATTACCTTTAATAGAAGATGTATTGGATCGGTTACAAGGTGCAGAATATTTTAGCACAATAGACCTCAAGAATGGATTCTTCCATGTACCAATAGAGGAAGATAGCATTAAATACACGGGATTCGTCACCCCAGACGGACAATACGAATTTTTAAGATGTCCGTTCGGATTGTGTAATAGTCCTGCAGTGTTTCAAAGATTTATTAGCCACATATTTAGAGAGCTGACATCCAAGAACATAGCAATTTACTATATGGATGACAATAGTTTTAAGTAAATCCGAAGAAGAAGGAGTTGTACGTTTAAAGCAAGTACTCGAAGTAGCTAGGGACTACGGCTTAgagataaagaagaaaaagtgcCAATTTTTACAGAAAAGAGTAACGTTTCTAGGATATATTATTGAGGACGGCAGAATTCAGCCATCGGATGAAAAATCAATGGCCATAAAGAAATTCAAGGAACCAACGAACTTTAAGCAGATTCAGTCATTTTTAGGCCTGACTGGATACTTTCGTAAATTTGTACCGTCATATGCTACGATAGCTAAAGCATTAAGTGATCTACTCAGAAAAAATCAAACATTTGAGTTTGGATCAAAAGAAAGGAGTGCATTTTCAAAACTTAAAGAGCTGTTAACTAGTCAGCCGGTGTTAGAAATTTATCACCCAGATAGAGAAACCGAGTTACACACAGACGCTAGCAGTCATGGATATGGAGCTTGTCTTCTACAGAGATCGAGAGAAGATAATAAGTTTCACCCAGTTTATTATATGAGCAAGAAAACAAGTCCAGCCGAGGAAAAGTATACAAGTTACGAATTAGAAGTTTTGGCTATAATAGAAGCAGTGAAAAAATTTCGTATCTATCTACtcggaatcaaatttaaaatagtaACGGATTGTTCCGCATTTACTAAGACCATGAATAAAAAAGATTTAACTACCAGAGTTGCGAGGTGGGCTCTGTTACTGGAAGATTATCAATACGAACTGGAACACAGAAAGGGAACAAGGATGGCTCATGTAGACGCTCTCAGTCGATACCCTATAGTCATGATAATAAATGAGACATCAGTAGTACAAGAACCAGGTTTTATAGAAAGAATAATGCATGCTCAAGAAGCTGATAACCACATTCAAGCAATAAAGAAAATACTTGCTACGGAAGCTTACGAGGACTTTCTGATTAGAAACAATATTCTATTTAAATATGACGAAGGTAAGGAATTGTTAGTTATTCCGAAATGAATGCAAACAGAAGtaattaaactgttacacgacgtAGGACATTTTGCTGTAACAAAAACACAGGAATTAATTCAAAGAGAATGTTATATTCCTAATCTTAGAGAAAAAGTCGAGCATTGTGTAAGAAATTGTATTAAGTGTATACTTGGAAGTAGAAAAGAAGGCAAAAAAGAGGGTTGGTTACATCCGATACTAAAAATCGATGGACCTTTACAAACATTTCATGTTGATCATTTAGGACCATTAGCTACAACCAACAAGAACTATAATCACATTTTGGTGATCATCGACGATTTTTCTAAATTTGCATGGCTTTATCCTACAAAATCAACGACGGCAAAAGAAGTCATAGAATGTATGAAGAGGCAACAGAAGGATTTCGGAAATCCCCTCCGAATAATATCCGATAGAGGTACCGCATTTACAGCGAACGAGTTCGAAGAGTATTGCCAAAGTGAAGAAATTAAGCACATTAAGATTACGACAGGTGTACCAAGAGGCAATGGGCAAGTAGAACGTGTCAATAGAACGTTAATCCCAGTATTAACCAAATTGAGTATAGAGGAACCGACGAAGTGGTATAAGCATATCTATAAGTTGCAACAATTTTTTAATTGCACTTATCAAAGAAGCATTGATGCTACGCCATTCGAAGTACTCTTTGGGACAAAGATGAAGAATAAAGAGGATCTAAGGATGAAAGAAATAATAGAGCAGGAAATGATCAAACAGTATGATGAAGGTAGAGACATGTTAAGAAACGAGAGTAGACGTCAGTTAATCAAAGTCCAGGAGGACAATAAGCGCAGGTATGACTTACGAAGGAAGAAGCCGAGAATGTATAGAAAAGGGGACCTAGTGGCAATTAAGAGAACGCAGTTTGGTGGTGGACTCAAACTGAGGAAGAAATATCTTGGACCATATGTGGTAGTAGATGTTAAGCCCAATGATAGATATGACGTGAAAAAGTCAGGATATCATGAAGGCCCCCTGAGCACATCAACGTGCGCTGAATATATGAAGGCATGGGTAGAGAACCAGTCAGAATCCGAGTCGGATTCCTAGCAGGATGGCCGAATGTAGGAATATTTCGTACTATAAGTAGTTAGCATAGTTTTATTCATTAGTTACGCCACTGCAAGGAACCACTTAAATAATATGCTTAAGTCGCTATAAGGGAGACGGGATTCAGAGGCGAAGGGGGACAGGAGATATGTAGACGAGAACACACATTCCTCCTGAGCCAAACGAGGCATTCGATTTTTGTCGCTCGAACTGAATATACTTAAATTATCGTGCACGCCGAAAAAGACGAAAAGACGAAATCAATTAACGACGGGGGTGTTCGATATTTTAATTCGCAGGTCGCAGACAATTATCCGTAATCTTGTgtattgtaaatgtaaataacATCGTTACAGTGTATTGTATATAATAAAGACTTCTCGCATAGATCGCGGACTTTTAATATAACGTTACcctcttcaaataataaaagaactttaATTAAgacctacatatatatatatatatatatatatatatatatatatatatatatatatatatatatatatatatatatatatatatatatatatatatgaaagtaaaagagctcctgatgatgagttgaataactcgaaacacgtgtagagcaatggtggagttccgattgaaatgaaatgcaatcttttactttcatttaaacgtctttctctacgtaaagagcgaaaaaagatagtaattttcaaagatGAATCGTAGAGGCTAGaaggtatttcttcttgtctttatttgtccatttgtccaggagatttatgtaagtatctcTTTGTTTCATATTCTGGTAATTACCCCAATCCGACATcctgtcttttacttatccacgaccccagctctccaactaacccctgagtgcccgttcgcatagtagcgtttattttgcttgccttatcttGACCCCcattagtttctgtccccaattttataAGTACCCCTATGGTAAGCAAAATATTTTCGTATATCGTTATCTTATTACCCTATGGTaagcaaaatattttcgttaggTACAATATCTCTTTGTCAATTGTAGAAACTTCATTACGGACGAAATGTTGATGAACCTTTGTTCCTATTGAACCCTGACTTATCAAAATCATCTACAGCATCTATTTATTTTGAACGATTTTGATTTGTTTTAGGTGCAGATAATGTGTGGGTACTTTTATACTCTTTAATGACATTGAAGACATTTGAATCATTCGAAACATAAGAAGCCTTTTGTAATTTTTCTATTATGTTGAtggttttcgagttataaacaatttaatactaaaaaaacgaaaactggcGATTCTTAAGGCTCAAAAagacaagtaaaaaatattatttttgtaatcgTCAAGTACATAAATTCAAGTTTAAACCTTCTTCTATCATGTTCTGATAAAAATTTTTGCCATGTTTttctctaaaatatatttttttatttgttaatgagGAAGGTTCTTTATCTGGAAGAGCGATCGGGTTGCATTAACAACTAAAAAACACTGTTTCAAAATGAAATAAATCCAAAATACTTATCAAAAACTGATTGTATAAGGTTTTATCTTGAATTTAGGTACTTCGTAATTtgaaaaatgatattttttaaatatgtttttaagcCTTGAAAATAGTCatctttcgttctttttttagttttaaattgtttataaatcgAAAACGATACAACTTAGGACCTTTTTTGTTTCTAAGGATCcacaaaat includes these proteins:
- the LOC140449879 gene encoding uncharacterized protein isoform X9, with the protein product MERKEENEDTVTNIKFENSIFDKCEFIKKEPAPVYQDTYIEDYGHGGSEISLDQIKTEKSGENMTLEQKEDDLVGFQYSNSDFDNLKQEHSNKGSQSSDHDSFKNEIKEEPNRECTHDALDDSELNEYSLKIEIEEDEVKLMPYEEKQTNEKDSFKNEIKEEPNRECTHDALDDSELNEYSLKIEIEEDEVKLMPYEEKQTNEKDSFKNEIKEEPNRECTHDALDDSELNEYSLKIEIEEDEVKLMPYEEKQTIEKDFAQKKDTLEIIKKIEVHSSNKEQHTSRPAEEKTLKCQICLKKFSVVQNLKRHIRTHTTEKPYECEICFKEFSEAANLKRHIRTHTGEKPYKCEICFKKLTAAAHLKYHMRTHTGEKPYKCEICFKKLTAAAHLKYHMRTHTGEKPYKCEICFKQFTQSGALKHHIRSHTGEKPYTCEICFTPFSISQNLKIHIRTHTGEKPYKCEICFKQFTQSGALKHHIRSHTGEKPYKCEICFKEFTQSGALKRHIRSHTGEKSYKC